One segment of Solanum stenotomum isolate F172 chromosome 1, ASM1918654v1, whole genome shotgun sequence DNA contains the following:
- the LOC125872817 gene encoding uncharacterized protein LOC125872817, with the protein MSKFLFGLSNLVKTESKNAMLLGDMDNKNDLCSAAKVGRLGSTSGNKSFPTCPKYGKNHLDECLADKEGCFRCGHYGSWLKDFLSARQGEGCKNNRAQSTAPTTLAGRPTQQGASSGTGGG; encoded by the exons ATGAGTAAGTTCTTGTTTGGGTTATCTAATCTGGTGAAGACCGAGTCCAAGAATGCTATGCTTCTAGGGGATATGGATAACAAAAATGATTTATGCTCAGCAG CAAAAGTCGGGCGATTAGGGAGCACTTCTGGTAACAAATCCttcccaacttgtccaaagtatggtaagaaccatctggACGAGTGTCTTGCAGACAAGGAAGGGTGCTTTAGGTGTGGTCATTATGGCAGTTGGTTGAAGGATTTCCTTTCTGCCAGGCAGGGTGAAGGATGTAAAAACAATAGGGCTCAGTCGACAGCTCCAACAACACTAGcaggtcgcccaactcagcaAGGTgcttcatctggtacaggtggtgGTTAA
- the LOC125872912 gene encoding uncharacterized protein LOC125872912 has translation MGHVAQSADVHAFRVEVVMSGMLKRAIGVALGPIRAEIREHQELIDGHKMAQDAFMVRVEAFEILNIPSANVPTSSEIPLPTTTGDVDRESVTIESDSETDDEELGIRDAAMYDDLVDLEGIMVEIVGQASLRETSMVSSSKAKNATEQGTNA, from the exons ATGGGCCATGTGGCTCAATCTGCGGATGTGCATGCCTTCCGGGTTGAGGTTGTTATGTCTGGGATGCTAAAGCGGGCGATTGGTGTTGCTTTGGGCCCAATCAGGGCTGAGATTAGAGAGCACCAGGAGTTGATTGATGGCCACAAGATGGCTCAGGATGCTTTTATGGTGAGGGTTGAGGCAT TTGAGATCCTCAACATCCCGAGCGCAAATGTTCCTACCAGTTCAGAGATTCCTCTGCCTACTACGACCGGAGATGTTGATAGAGAGAGCGTAACTATTGAGTCTGACTCAGAGACTGATGATGAGGAGCTCGGTATTAGAGACGCAGCCATGTATGATGATCTAGTAGATCTAGAGGGCATCATGGTCGAGATAGTTGGGCAGGCATCCCTCAGGGAGACGTCGATGGTGAGTTCTAGTAAAGCCAAAAATGCTACTGAGCAGGGAACTAATGCCTAG